A window of Halopelagius inordinatus genomic DNA:
AACGAGGAGTTCGACTATCTCTCTGTCGCGGAGTTCCGAAAGCGCGCGCGAGACGTGCGGTTGGGCCAAGTCGAGTTCGTCGGCTATTCGCGACGGCAGTTCCGGACCGTCGTCCGAGAGCAACTCACACACCGCGAGTCGGTACCGCGAACTGGCGATGTATCCCGCGGCGTCCCACGTCTCAGACATGGTCGCGCGCGGTCCTGTAGCTTCGAGTACTGCTCTCGCGTTTCGTCCGATGGGGGGTTCGTCGGGTTGGGGAGGTTATCATTTGGATACCACTCCTATCCAAAATTCCGCTGATTCACACGCTCAGGGCGTAAATTTCGGAAGGTACCGCTTTGATTAATGCCAAACCATAATCAAAGTTTCGTCGCGGTGACCACGTAACACCGGCGTCACCCGGTTACGTCGATGTGCGCAAAGTGATATATTGGTTCGGGATAGAATCACGTAACGTAATGTTACCAGACATCGCTTCGATAGCGCTTCAGTTCGAGAGCACCGGTGCCGGTATCGTCTTTCTACTCGCGCGACTCCTCTTCGGGGGCGTCCTCGCGTTCATGGGTCTCAACCACTTTCTGAACGCCGACGCCATGACGGGGTACGCGGAGGCGAAGGGACTGCCCGCGGCGCGTGTCGGCGTCCTCGGGTCGGGTGGCCTTCTGGTCGCGGCCGGACTCGCCATCGCCGCCGGCGTCTTCCCCGCAATCGCGGCGGGTGCAGTCGCCGCGTTCCTCCTCGTGACGACGCCCCTGTTTCACGACTTTTGGGCCGTCCCCGAGGACCAACAGCAATCGGAGATGACGGGCTTTCTGAAGAACACCGTCATGCTCGGCGGCGCACTCGCCTTCTTGGCCCTCGCCGAGACGGCGTGGCCCTACGCTCTCGGTGGTGGCCTGTAGACGCTCGTACCGCGCCGTTCTCCCGTCTCGACTCGGCGCGAACCGCACGGCGACGCGGAGCCGGTTTTTCTCGCGCACGCCCGACGACGGTGACCCTTATACACCTATGTGTGATACTAACCCTACTAGGCATACCCAGCGAAACGTTAAGCCGACGCACGAGAACTACTACCACGATGAACTCGGACCGAACGCCGATGAAGCACGTCAGTCACACACCACCCTCCGGCGACGCCGTCACGAACGTCTGGCAACGGGGACCGGAGGCCGAGACGAGAGCAGAGACAGAGGAACCGGCCGACGACTGAACCAGTTTTCGCCGCGACGATAACCCATCGGGACGTTTAACCGGGAGTCCCTCCCGCGTAGGAGCATGAAAGCCACCGCGAAGGCACACCCGATACAGGGGCTCGTGAAGTACCACGGGATGCGAGACGAGGAGTTGCGACTCCCGTACCACGACAGCATCAGCGTCTGCACCGCGCCGACGCACACGAAGACGACGGTGGAGTTCCGCCCCGACGGCGAAGAAGACGTCTACCGCATCGGCGGCGAGGACGTGACCGGCCGCGGCGCCGAACGCATCGACGCCGTCGTCGACCACGTCCGAACGCTCGCGGGGTTCGACCACGCGGTTCGACTGGAGAGCGAGAACTCCTTTCCCTCGAACATCGGCTTCGGGTCGTCGTCGTCGGGCTTTGCGGCGGCGGCGATGGCTCTCTCGGAGGCCGCGGGACTCGACCTCTCTCGGCCCGAGATATCGACTATCGCCCGCCGCGGGTCCTCCTCCGCGGCGCGCGCGGTGACCGGCGCGTTCTCGCATCTCTACGCCGGTCTCAACGACGAGGACTGCCGCTCCGAGCGCATCGAATCCGACCTCGAAGACGACTTGCGAGTCGTCGCCGCGCACGTCCCCGCCTACAAGGAGACCGAACAGGCCCACGAGGAGGCCGCAGAGAGCCACATGTTCGAAGCGCGGATGGCGCACGTCCACGAGCAACTGCAGACGATGCGCGACGCCCTCCGCAAGGGGGAGTTCGACCGCACGTTCGAGTTGGCCGAACACGACTCGCTGTCGCTGACGGCGACGACGATGACCGGCCCGTCGGGGTGGGTGTACTGGCAACCGCGGACCATCGCCGTCTTCAACGCGGTGCGGAAACTCCGCACCGAGGAGGACATCCCCGTCTACTTCTCGACGGACACGGGCGCGAGCGTCTACGTGAACACGACCGAGGACCACGTCGAACGCGTCGAGTCCGCCGTCGCGGCCTGCGACGTGGAGACCGACGTCTGGTCCGTCGGCGGCCCCGCCGAGATTCTCCCCGAGTCCGACGCGCTCTTTTGAGGTAGCGCGCCGGGTCGGGTCGGGTCGGCCGGTCGGCGATTCCGCCGCCGACCCGCACGCTCTTTGTCTATCCCGCCTCAGTCTCACGTATGCGACTTCTGGTGCTCGGTGCGGGCTACGCCGGTGTGACGCTCGCTCGCCGACTCGAATCGAACCTCCCGTCGTCGGTCGAACTCGTCGTCGTCGACGACTCCGACGCCCACCTCGTCCAACACGAGGTCCACCGCGTCATCCGCCGTCCGGGCGTCGCGGACGCGATTCAGGTCCCACTCGCGGACCTGTTCGACCGGGCCGAACCGCGGGTCGCCCGCGTCGAACGCCTCGACAGGGACGCGCGCGAGGT
This region includes:
- a CDS encoding DoxX family protein, which codes for MLPDIASIALQFESTGAGIVFLLARLLFGGVLAFMGLNHFLNADAMTGYAEAKGLPAARVGVLGSGGLLVAAGLAIAAGVFPAIAAGAVAAFLLVTTPLFHDFWAVPEDQQQSEMTGFLKNTVMLGGALAFLALAETAWPYALGGGL
- the mvaD gene encoding phosphomevalonate decarboxylase MvaD, giving the protein MKATAKAHPIQGLVKYHGMRDEELRLPYHDSISVCTAPTHTKTTVEFRPDGEEDVYRIGGEDVTGRGAERIDAVVDHVRTLAGFDHAVRLESENSFPSNIGFGSSSSGFAAAAMALSEAAGLDLSRPEISTIARRGSSSAARAVTGAFSHLYAGLNDEDCRSERIESDLEDDLRVVAAHVPAYKETEQAHEEAAESHMFEARMAHVHEQLQTMRDALRKGEFDRTFELAEHDSLSLTATTMTGPSGWVYWQPRTIAVFNAVRKLRTEEDIPVYFSTDTGASVYVNTTEDHVERVESAVAACDVETDVWSVGGPAEILPESDALF